The Fimbriimonadaceae bacterium nucleotide sequence GGCACCTGGATTCGTTTTGAGAATGATAAAGGCCGCAGTCGTGAGGTCGGCTTTAACTACAAGTTCGACCGTTGGTCGTGGGGCAAAGGTGATTTCAAAGCAACCAAAGAGATGAAGACCGAGGTCTGGCAGTACTTCTCAAAAGCCAAATCCAAGTAGGACTCCCAACAATCTCCGGCTTTTCATCGTCCAAGAAAGCAGGAGTACTCTATGAAACGTTGGACAGCCATTGCCTCGACACTCGTCTTTGCCTCTATCGCCGTATGGTCCCTTGCCCCAATGGGCGTCACACAGGTCAGAACTCAGGGCGGGCCGCCCGTCATTCAAGATCGCGTGATTATTCTTGAGGAGTACCTGCGCCACACCATGGAGCGCGTCGACAAGCTTGAGAACACCGTCAAGCTGCAAGAGAAGACCATCGACACACTCAACAAGACCGTCGGAGAGCATACGACGACCATCAAGAAGATGGAAGACCGCCTTGCAAAGACTGAGGGCGCTGTCAAGAAGCTTCAAGACGGCAGTTAGACCAAGGTCCCACAATAGCATCAGCCCGCTCAGATAATGGCAGTACACTCTTGCGCCTGCGAGAGTGTCTCCATGCTTGAGATCAAACGTTTTGAACCCAGCCCGGAAGCCTATGAAGCTTCCGTTCCGGTGTACAACGATGTGCACCTGATATGGCCCCTCACAGCGGCTGAGCTTGAGCGTTGGGACGGCTATCGTGACCCACGGTTTGTGCTGGAAAAGTGGGTTGGGTATATGGATGGGAAAGTCTCCTTCATCGGAGAAGTAGGCCATTCAGAAACGATCCACCGCCGTGGACGACGCTACTTTTATCCGAACGGCCTTAAAGAAACCCACGACACACCCGCCGAACGCGAATTCTTCGACTGGCTGTACAAGCGAGTGTTGGAGTGGGACCCGTACGAGGTCGTAA carries:
- a CDS encoding SlyX family protein; protein product: MKRWTAIASTLVFASIAVWSLAPMGVTQVRTQGGPPVIQDRVIILEEYLRHTMERVDKLENTVKLQEKTIDTLNKTVGEHTTTIKKMEDRLAKTEGAVKKLQDGS